CGCGTATTGGCATACACGGATAGCCCAGCCAGCGCTAGGCGTCGCCGTCTGGCGTCACGCGCTCGTTCATGCGCAAGCAGCGGCGCTCGACTAGCAGGTAGAAGCCGTAGGCGCACAGGAGCGACAGGGGCGTGGCGACGCCCAGCATCAGCGCCAGCCGCGCGTCAGCCGGCATGGCCAGCTTGAGCGACTCGAGGTTGATCAAGGCCTGGATGGGATTATGCACCAGGTACAGGCTGTACGAGAATGCGCCCAGCCCCACCAGCATGCGCGACTCGAGCAGGCGCTGCGAGAACGGCCGGCGCGTGCCGTCGCGCAGCGCGCGGGTGTATTCGATCAGCCAGTAGGCGACGATCAGGCCGGCCACCGGCTCGGTGATGTACGCGTGCCACTCCATCCACTGCTTGTTCAGCGCCAGCCCGGCGGCGAGCGCCAGCGTCAGCAGCGCAATGAGCCGGCCCCAGCGCCGCCGCGCGTGCGGTAGCGCCACGGCAGGGTGGCTCGAGTAGGCCAGCGCTGCTGCGGCCATGCCAAACGCGAACAGCCCGACAAACCAGGGATGGGTGTAGTCGATATTCAGCGCGTTGGGCAGCACGAAGTGCGGCAGCAGGCCTAGCAGCATGGCCAGGCCGACCGTCACCGCCATGCTGCTGCGGCGCAGCACCGGCAGTAGCACAGCCGGAAACAAGAAGTAGATCTGCCACTCGATCGCGATGCTCCACATCGGCCCATCAATCTTGAAGATCCAATCGGGGCTGAAGTTATGCACCAGCAGCAGGTGCGCCACGATCGAGCCGGCCGTGATTGGCAGCTTGGTGTCCCAGGCTGTGTTGTGCGGCGCCTGCAAGATCGGCACCAGCGCGATCAGCCCGAGCGATAGCAGCAGCGCGGCGTAGTACGAGGGCAGAATGCGCCATGCGCGCCGCTGGATGTAGCGTGTGGCGCCGCCCTGCAGCGCGGTGCTGTGCTGCTGCGCCAGCGGCAGCATCAGGCAGAAGCCCGATAGCACGATGAACACCGGCACGGCGAAGGTGCCAAAGCCGAGCACCCAGGCCAGCCAGCCCATCGGTGCCGAGAGATCGCCGGCCGGCGTGGTGCTGTAGCCGGCATAGTTAGCGGCATGGAACAGCGCCACATATAGCGCCGCCAGGCCGCGGATGCCGTCGAGTACGTCGAGGCGCAGGCGCGTGCCGGCCTGGGCGCGCGGGCGGGCGGCGGCGCGCGCAGGCACCACCATGCGCGAGGTTGTCTGCTGCATTAGCTGGCTCCTTTGAGTTAGCGGGGCAGCACTGCTGCCCCGCTACGCCTCACCAGGGAGGCCGGGGGGAACGGTCGGGGTTCTCCCCATCACGTATGTCGCTCGGTCGCTTGCTTGTATCTATTGTAGTACATAGATCGTGAATATTTTGTGACAGAAAATATTTTATATGATTGCAATCTTGTCAGGGATGCAACAGCCCGCGCCGAGGATCGGCACGGGCTGCTGTCAATCACTGGGGTTACGCGGCGGCCCGCGTTCCAGATAATCTCTGCCTGCGGCAGCATAGCCAAGTAGTATGCTGCCGCAGGCCAAACAAAACGCCGACGGCGTACGCCGGTGGGCCGCGCAGCTATTTCAAGAAATCGTTCGTGAAGGCCTTGCTCAGGTCGACCTCGCCCTTCAAGATCGCGCTGTCGCGCAGGAAGGTGTAGGTAGCCTGCCAGCTGGCGCTATCGGTGAAACCCAGGCCGTTCTTGGCGGTCGCGTCGCTCTGCCAGTATGGCGCGGTCTCTTGCAACACCTTACGCTGGAGTTCGAGGTCGCCCCACTGCGCCTCGGGGATGAACTGCAGGCTGGTATCGAACGCGGTCTTCTGGTCGGCGATCACCGCCTGCATGCCCTTCAGCGTCGCGCGCACGAATCCGCGCACGACGGCGGGCTGGTCGCTGATCAGCTTCTCGCCGGCAATCACGCCATCCGATGCCAATGGGTAGAAGTCGGCTACGTTGATCACATTAACCTTGATGCCCTGCTGAGCGAGCTGGATCGGCTCGTTGTTGCCATAGCCGCTGGCGACCTGCACCTTACCCTCGGCCAGCGCCGCCACCTGTGCGAACCCGATATCCTGCACGTTCAGGTCGCTTTCCTGCATCTTGTTGGCGTACAGCAGCGCCAGCAGCCCGATGTAGCTCGCGCCGAAATGCCCAGGGATGCCCACGCTCTTGCCCTTCAGGTCGGCCGGCGTCTTGATATTCGCCTCGGCCTTGCTGAAGAACACGGTCGGGAAGCGCTGATTGATCGTCGCCACGGTCATCACCGGCAGGCCGTTTGCGCGCGCCAGCAGCACCGAGTCGCCGCTGGCCATGCCGAACTGCACGCTGCCCTGGGCCACGCGCTGCACCACGTCGGTCTCGAAGTCGTAGTTGTACTTGATCTTCAGGCCCTCGGCGGCGTAGTAGCCCAGCCGATCGGCCATATAGATGTAGGCGAACTGCACGTTTGGAATGTATGGCATCGCCAGTGTGATCTCGCGCAGATCGCCGGCAAGCGCAGTCGGCTGGGCCGCCGGGGCAGCGGTTGGCTGCGTGGCGGTAGCCGCCGGGGCTGTGCCGCTACCGGTGCCGGCCGGCGTCGCGCCGCAAGCGGCCAGCAGCGCGGCCAGCAGCACCAATGAAATCCTCCGAACCATCCAAGCTCCTCCTCACACCGCAGGCGGGGCCTGGCCTGCCGCCCCGCTCTGCACGCTACACTCAAGCCGCTTCCAGGCCAGATTCCTGCATTACCGCGTCATGGCTCCCAGCGCACCAGCGCCCACTCCAGCACAACCGCAGCCAGGTAGAACGACAGGGTCAGCCCGGCCAGGCTGATCAATGCCACAAACATCAGCGGCGTGTCGAACAGCCCGCGCGAGATGTTGATCAGCGCGCCCAGGCCGTCGCGCGCGCCGACGAATTCGCCCACCACTGCGCCGGTGGTTGCCAGCGCCAGCCCCGATTTGACACCGGCGAAGATGCCCGGCAGCGCCAGCGGCAGCTCGACATGCCATAGCGCCTGGCGCCGGCTGGCGCCGCTGATCTTGGCCATCTCGAGCAGCTCGCGCGGCACGCTGCGCAGCGCCACAATCGTGCTGCTCAAGATCGGGAAGAATGTCACCAGCGCGGCGACCAGGATCTTCGAGCGGATGTCGGCCCCGACCCACAGGATGATCAGCGGCGCGATTGCCACCACCGGCACCGACTGAGTTGCCGCCAGCTGCGGCGCGATGATCCGCTCGAGCCGCGGCGCATGCGCCAGCAGGTAGCCCAGCGCCAGGCTTACGCCGAGTGCCAGGCTAAAGCCGCCGAGTGCCTCGATCAGCGTCAGGCCGGCGTGATGCCTGAGTGTGCCGCTGGTTAGCTCGGTGATCAGCCGCTGGAACACCAGCTCGGGAGCGGGCAGAATAAAGCTCGGGTAATCGCGCAGCAGCACGACGAGCTTCCAGATCAGCACTCCCACGATCAGCGAGATCGCCAGCCCGGCGCCGGCCGGCACACGCCGGCGTAGGTGCTCACGCGGCTGGCCGGCTTCGCCCGGCCTGGGCGAGTAGGCGAGCAGCTGTTGGCGGACCATGGCACCCTCCTCAAAGAAAAGAAAACCCCGAAGTCGACTGACTTCGGGGCATAAACGCGCAGACGCCACAATACACCTGGACACCGCCCAGCCTCGGGCGACACCCAGATGCAGCCAACCGCGCGCATGCGCGGCCGGCAATGGCCTGGTAATGCGTGGATCTTCTCCCATCCGGACTGTACCGTCGGCGCTGGATTAACACCAGCTCCTGCCTTGCGGCTCGCGGGCTTGTCTGCCAGTGCGGCGTGGCGCGCCTTGCTCTGTGAACATAGCGCACCAAGATCTTGCTCGAACTGACAGCATCACCGCCGGTCGGGAATTGCACCCTGCCCCGAAGATCCTATTCGATTGGCGCCAGCATAGCACTGGCCCGCAGGCTTGTCAAGCCGGCCGGCCGGGCGAGCATGGCGGTTGCAAAGTCAGCTCGGAGGAACGTGTGCTTGCTGCTTCGCAACCACCTGCTGCAGAAACCGATCAATATGATAGGCGAGTGCGCGCTGGGCCTCCGCTACATTCCTAATCCCGTGTCCGCCCAATATGCCTAGCGCCAGATTGTTCAGCGTCGCTAACACATGCGGCGCCTGACTAGTGCGCGTGCGCATGCCGTCTTCGTCGAAGCTGCCATCGCGCCGGCTATGCAGGCCGGTTTCGATCCCCCAATGCCCTCGCACCGCTGTCAACAAGCCACGCGCATCGACCACCTGCTGCGGCGCGCTGGTCACGCCATAGCGCACCGTCGTCGTTATTCTCCCACTGCACAGCTCGGTCGTGCGGTATTCCAGTTTGAACACTTGCGCCAGATACGGCCAATCGCTGTACTCTGCGAGCAAACTACTCGCGGTCAACCGTCGCTCCTCGATCCGGCCATGCCCACACTCAATCGTCTGCGCCGTCGTGAAATCCACGGCTGGTGCCGACCAGCCGGCCTGGACATACTCGGGTGCAAAGAGCAACTCAATCTCGTCGCGCAAGGTCGGCTGGTTGTCCTGCACCATCCACAGATAATCGCCACCTGCTTCGACAATCTGGATGCTTAATGCGCGCTGCGTAAACATCGCATCACCGCTCAGGAGTACGCCAGTCACGTCCAATTGTGTCAGCACGGTTGGCGCGGCAACGATTTCATTTTCCTTGGTCGCAACCGCGATTTGCGCAAGCACGGCCCCGCGACGCGGCACATACGCCGCCAGGAGATGCACGCCACCATGACTCTGGCCACGCGGAATCGTGCCACGAATGGTCTTTCCGTCCAAGGCGACCGCGATGCTACAGCGCTCGGGGACCTCGCCCACGGCGGGCGGTGTCAGCAGGCGGCTGACGAGCTGTTCTAAGGCTGGGATATCGACTGCGCGACCGAGGATACGGCTCCAGGTCGTGTGATGCGGCATGCGTGCCCACTGGAGGCAAACAGGACGTGCAATTCCTGGCAGCGTAGCTTGGCCCAATCGGCAATATCCTCGACGTGCGTATAGCCAGCAAGTTTGGCAAGCACGGCGACTGTAACAATCAAGGCCAGCGGATACTGGCGACCACGCGCCTTACGATGATCAACTAGGGTCTGGGCCTGTGTATACAGCGCGCCGACATCGAGCAAGTAGGTCTCGTCAGGTGCGACGAGGGTGAACGGCAGTGTGCTATAGTTCATGCGACACCTTTCTGGGTGATGGTGTGATTGGCATCCCCATCATACCAAGAAAGGTGTCACGTATGGTCGGCTATGCTGCTGCTTGAGTCGGCAGCGGACTTTGCAACCGCCATGGCCGGGCGAGTGCAACCATGCCCGCGCTGCGTTCGTCTCAGCCAGTAGAGCGCCCGCCAATGCCCAGGCTGCGCTGTGAGTCGTGGAGAGGAGCTGCGAGTCGCTTTGATCCAGGCATTTCTTGGCGGCATGGCCGCCCCGCTACGCACGGTTGGCTTGCTGGCCCGCGCGCCGCGGCTCTGGCGCTATGTGCTGGTGCCGATCGGCGTGAACATCATCGTTGGTGCGACGCTGTACGCCGGGCTGTTGTTTGCCGGCCTGCGCGCGATCGACGGCATGGTGGCTGGCCTGCCGCAATGGGCCGTGCTGTTCGCGGCGCTGTTTCGCGTGCTGCTGGTGCTGGTGCTGCTGCTGGCCACCGGCTTTGTGCTGGTGCGCTTCGGCGTGGTACTTGGCGCGCCCTGGTATACGCGGCTTTCCGACCAGATCGAGCTGATGCGGCGTGGGCAGCTGCCCGCCAGTGCCGACGGCGCGGGTGCCGCCCTGCGCGATCTCGGGCGCGCGCTGGCCTTCGAGCTGAAGAAGCTGGCGCTGGTGCTGCTGATTGGTGTGGGCCTGTTGCTGCTCAACTTCGTTCCGGTTGCCGGCCAGCTGCTCGCCACCGCCGGCGGCATCGCGCTTGGCGCCACGATCGCCTGCCTCGACTTTCTCGACTACCCGCTCGAGCGCCGCCAGCTCAGCTTTCGGGCCAAGCTGCGCGTAATTCGCCGCCACCTGCCGGCCACCGCCGGGTTCGGCCTGGTCGCGCTTGGCCTGGTCAGCATCCCGCTGCTGAACTTGCTGGCGATTCCGCTGTGTGTCGCGGCCGGCACGCTGCTGTTCTGCGAGCAGATGCCCGAGCTGCGCTAACCTCCCGCTTTATCACAACCCGGCGACTGTTTGACGGGGTCACCACCGGCGGCCGATTGGCCGCGCGGGAAAGCCGCTGCGCTACGAAGCGACGCCCGTTGCAGCGGGCTGGAATGGCGCGCCCCGCAACCTGGCCACAACCCGATCCAGCGATTGTTCATCGCGCTGTAATGTGTGCGCGCTACTCTTTGCTGGTCGTCTGGCCCGATCAGACGGCATTCGATGATAGGATCTTTGGCCTATGGCGCGGGCCGTGGCGCTTGTGTAGCATGGTCGCTGCCCGTTACTATTCGTACAATCTGCGAGCACGCCGGTTGTCACGCCTGCTGGAGGTTGCATGCGCGCAATCACGCTAGTTTGTATTGCCATCGTGCTGGTCACGTCGGCGGCGGCGGTGGCCGCGCAGCCATCGGCCGGCCCCGCGCTGTATGTGCATCGGCAGCTGCTGCTGCGCCAGCCGGCGGCGCGCCAGCCAGCGTTGCTGCCACGCCTGAGTGCTGCTGCGCCAGGCCCGTATGCGATCGTCCAGTTCGCTGGCCCGATCGCCGCCGCCGACCGCGCCGCGCTCGAGGCCACCGGCGCCGCGATCCTCGAGTATCTGCCCGATTTCGCCTACCTGGTGCGCGGCACGCCCGTGCAGCTCGACGCTGCGGCAGGCCTGCCGCGTGTGTATGCGCGCAGCTCATTCACGCTGGCCGACAAGCTGGCCCCGGCGCTGCTTGGCGCGCTGGCACGCGGTGAAAACGCAACCGGCCCGCTGCAGGTGCTGGCATGGCCAGGCCAGCAGGCTGCGCTCGCGCGTGAGCTGGGTGCGGCTGCGCTGCGCCCCGACGCGCCCGCTGACATGAATACGCTGCTGCGGCTGGCCGCGCTGCCCTCGACGCGCTGGATCGAGCCGGCCGGCCGGCCGCGCCTGCTCAACGACGTAGCCCGCGGGATCATGCATGTCGATGCGGCCTGGCAGGCGCGCGGGCTGTATGGCGCCGGCCAGACGATCGCCATCGCCGATTCGGGCCTCGACACCGGGGTGCCAGCCACGCTCAGCCCCGACTTCGCCGGGCGGATCGCCGCCGCGCACGTGCTCTCACCCACCGGCGACCTCGGCGACAATTTTGGCCATGGGACGCATGTGGCCGGCTCGGCGGTCGGCTCGGGCGTGCAGTCGGGCGCGCGGCCGGGCCAGCACGCCTACGCCGGCTCGTTCGCGGGCGTGGCCCCCGAGGCGCGTATGGTCATCCAGGCCTTCGAGGCCGACACCCTAGGTAATGTGCTTGGGCTGGCCCCCGACTACTACACGCTGTTCGCACAGGCCTACGCCGACGGTGCGCGCCTGCACACCAACAGCTGGGGCGACCCGACCGGGCCGGCCAGCGACCCGGCCGCGCAGTATGGCGGCTACCCATTTGGCGCCCGCCGCACCGACCAGTTCGTGTGGGATCACCCCGATATGGCGATCTTCTTCGCGGCCGGCAACTCGGGCGTCGACGGCACGCCGAATGGCGAGTTCGGCTTCTGCTTCGGCGGCGACGGCATGGTCGACCCCGACTCGCTGCTGGCGCCCGGCACGGCTAAGAATGTGATTACTGTTGGCGCGAGCGAGAGCGTGCGCTCGCAGGGTGGTGCGAGCCAGATGATCTGGTTGCTGTTCAACCTGCAGTTTTGCCTGGCGGCTAACCCGATCGGCACCGACCTGGTTTCGAATAACCCGAACGGCATGGCCGCATTTTCGTCGCGCGGGCCGGCCGACGACGGCCGGATCAAGCCCGACCTGGTGGCGCCCGGCACGAACATCCTCTCGAATCGCTCGCACTACCCTGGCGCGAGCGTGCTGTGGGGCGAATACAATGCCGACTACACCTTTTCGGGCGGTACGTCGATGGCCACGCCGCTGGTGGCCGGATCGGGTGCGCTGGTGCGCCAGTGGCTGGCCACGCGCGGCCTGGCTAACCCGAGCGCCGCCGCAGTCAAGGCCGTGCTGCTCAACACCACCTACAATATCGCCCCTGGCCAGTATGGCGAAAGCCCCAAGCCCGAGATCCCGGCCGCCCGCCCGAATAGCGTCGATGGCTGGGGGCGGGCCGATCTGGCCTTTCTGAATGCACCGCCGCCCTACCTGCTGTGGGTCGACGACCATGCCCAGGGGCTGGCGACCGGCCAGTCGGCCGAGTATGCCGGCGTGGCCGGGCGGCCGCTCGATGTGCTCGATAGCTCGCAGCCGCTACGCGTCATGCTGGCCTACACCGACCCGCCGGCCTCGCTCTCGGCCAGCAAGCAGCTGGTGAACGACCTCGACCTGGTGGTCAAGGGGCCGGGCGGCGAGTATTACGGCAACAACGTTGCGGGCGGCGATCGGCTGAATAATGTCGAAGGCGTGGTGATCAACAACCCGCCGGTGGGCCGCTACACCATCCAGGTCAAGGCGCATAATGTGCCGATCGCCAGCCAGCCCTATGCGCTGGCGGTGGGCGGCGCGCTCAGCAATGCCGGGCAGCTCATGCTCGCCAAGAGCGCGCTGCCAGCGCTCGAGGTGCGGCCGGGCGGGCTGATCACCTACACCTTGACGCTGAGCGCGAACCGCGCGGTAGCGCAGCCGGCCACGCTCAGCGACGTGCTGCCTGCGAACACGGCTTTCGTCAGCGCTTCGAATGGCGGTACGCTCAGCGATGGCGCCGTGGAATGGACGATCGCGCCATTCGCAGCCGGGGCGACTGTCGCGCGCACACTGGTGGTGCGGGTCGACCCGGCCACGCCCGGCGGTACGGCGATTGTGAACAGCGACTACCGCGCCAGCAGCGCGGCCGAGCTGCCCGGCGCCGGCCCACCGGTTAGCGTGACGGTACGGCGCGCGGCCCCGGCCGACGACCGGCGCATCTTCGTGCCGCAGGTGCGGCGCTAGGGCCTGCCACGAGCAAGCCGCCAGTATGCCACACGCAAAGGGGGTTGCGGGCCACCGGCCCGCAACCCCCGCCTTGTGAATGCGCTACGACGCCTATTCTATGGTCACGCCGCGATCTCTTCGGCTTGCTCGGCCGGCAGCAGGATCGCGCGCAGGAACTCGCCGGTGTGTGAGCCTTCGACCAGCGCGACTTGCTCGGGCGTGCCGATCGCCACGACCTGCCCGCCGCCGTCGCCGCCCTCTGGCCCCATGTCGATCAGCCAGTCGGCGGTCTTGATTACGTCGAGGTTGTGCTCGATCACCACCACCGTATTGCCGGCATCGACCAGCCGGTGCAGCACTTCGAGCAGCCGCTGCACATCGGCAAAGTGCAGGCCGGTAGTTGGCTCGTCGAGGATATACACCGTGCGGCCAGTGGCCACGCGCGCCAGCTCTTTGGCCAGCTTGACGCGCTGAGCCTCGCCGCCCGAGAGCGTGGTGGCCGGCTGGCCAAGCGCAATATAGTCGAGCCCGACATCGTGCAGTGTTTTGAGGATGCGCTTGATCCGCGGCACGTTGTCGAAGAACTCCAGCGCGGTCTGTACGTCCATGTCGAGCACTTCGGCAATGCTTTTGCCCTTATACTTGACCTGGAGCGTCTCGCGGTTGTAGCGTTTGCCTTTGCACACATCGCAGCGTACCCACACATCGGCCAGGAACTGCATATCGATGCGTTTCTCGCCATTGCCCTCGCAGGCTTCGCAGCGCCCGCCCTTCAGGTTGAACGAGAAGCGCCCGGCCTCGTAGCCGCGCAGCTTGGCCTCGGGCGAGCGTGCGAACAGCTCGCGGATCAGGTCGAACAGCTTGACATAGGTGGCCGGGTTCGAGCGCGGGGTGCGCCCGATCGGCTGCTGATCGATATCGATCACCTTGTCGAGCAAGTCGAGCCCCTTGAGCGCGCGGTATGGGCCGTGCTTGAGCTGGGCCTTGTTCAGCCGGTTGGCCAGCGCGGGGTAGAGCGTCTCGGTGATCAGCGACGACTTGCCCGAACCCGACACGCCGGTGATGCACACGAATGAGCCGAGCGGGAAGCGCACGCTGACATCGCGCAGGTTATTCATGGTGGCGCCCTCGATCTCAAACCACTGCGGCGCGGTGTCGGCGGCCTTTGGGCTGGCCGGCGCCTTGCGCGCGGCGCCTTTCTGGCGCCTGGGGGGCAGCGCAAGCATTGGCTCAGGCCCGGCTACGCGCGGCGCACGCCGTACCGCTGGTATGGCGATCTCGAGCTGGCCCGAGAGATACGCGCCGGTCTGCGAGCCGGGCGTCTGCGCCACCAGGCTGGGTGGGCCAGCCGCTACGACTGCGCCACCCTTCACGCCCGCGCCGGGGCCAAAGTCGATCAGCCAGTCGGCCTCTTGCATGGTCTCGAGGTCGTGCTCAACCACGATCACGGTGTTGCCCAGGTCGCGCAGCTTGAGCAGCGTATTCAGCAGCTTGCGGTTATCGCGCTGGTGCAGGCCGATGCTTGGCTCGTCGAGGATGTACATCACGCCCACCAGCCCCGAGCCGATCTGTGAGGCCAGCCGGATGCGCTGGGCCTCGCCGCCCGAGAGCGTTGGCGCCGGGCGCTGGAGCGTCAGGTAGTGCAGGCCGACGTTCAGCAGAAAGCCCAGCCGCTCGCGGATCTCTTTCAGGATCTCGCCGGCAATCTCGAGCTGGTAGGGGGTCAGCGCAGCGCCGAGAACCGCGAACTGCGAGCCGTTGTGATGCTCTGCCGTGCCATTGGTTCTTGGCTCTTGGTTCTTGGTTCTTGGTTCTTCGCCGGCCAGGGCCAGCGCCCAGTCGTGCGCGCCTTTGATATTCAGGTCGCACACGGTCTTGACGTTCAGGCCGCCGACCGTCACCGCCAGGCTCTCGGGGCGCAGGCGTGCGTTCTGGCAGGCCGGGCAGGGCTGCTCGCTCATGTACGAGGCGTAGATCTCGCGCGTGAACTCGCTGTCGGTCTGATGGTAGCGCCGGTTGATTTCGCTGGCCAGGCCTTCCCATGGGCGCAAGAACTCGCCGCGCGAGCCGCTCGCGTCGCTCCAGTTGAAGCGCACCTTCTCCTTGCCGCTGCCGTAGATCAGCACCTCGCGCGCGCGTGCCGGCAGCTGCTCCCAGGGCGTGTCGAGATCGAAGCCGTAGTGGTGGCCGATCGACGTCAGGCAGCGGTAGGCCCACGAGTCTTGCTTCTTGCGTAGCTCGCCCCAGTAGGGGATGGCGCCCTGATGCAGCGTCAGGGTTGGGTTCGGCACCAGCAGCTCGGGGTCGAGCTCGAGCCGGGTGCCCAGGCCGCTACAGCTTGGGCATGCGCCCTGCGGCGCGTTGAACGAGAACATCTGCGGCGATAGCTCGGGGAACGAGATCCCGCAGTGTGTGCAGGTGTTCTCTTCGCTCATCAGCCATTCTTCGGGGGCGTGCGGCGTGCGGCTTGCGGCCGGCGATGCGTCAGCGTCGCCGCTACGCACTGTGCGCCGGCGGCGTGACTCGCGGGTCTGCTCGGCGTCGGCTGCTGGCTGCTGGCTGCTGGCTGCTGGCTGCTGAATGCTGATCAGCACCATGCCCTCGCCCACGCGCAGAGCCTGCTCGATGCTGTCGGTCAGCCGCGTGACGAACGCGCCCCACTCGCTCTGCTCGCCGGCCTGGGCCTTACCGCGCGGCCGTTGTGTGGCCGCGCTCGGCGCAGGCGCGCTCACGCCAGCCGGCGCTTCGCCGCTACCCTCCGCCGGCATCACCAGCCGGTCGACCACCACCTCGATCGTGTGTTTGACCTTCTTGTTGAGCTTGATCTCCTGGCCCAGCTCGATCATCTCGCCGTCGACGCGTACGCGCGCGAAGCCCTCGGCACGCGCCTCGGCAAATACGTCTTTGTATTCGCCCTTGCGCTGCGACACCAGCGGCGCCAGCACCATGAAGCGCGTGCCGGCCGGCAGCGTTAGCACGCGGTTGACCATCTGCTCGGCGCTCTGCGAGCCGACCTCGCGGCCGCACTGGTGGCAGTGCGGCGTGCCGACGCGCGCAAACAGCAGGCGCAGGTAGTCGTA
The sequence above is drawn from the Candidatus Kouleothrix ribensis genome and encodes:
- a CDS encoding excinuclease ABC subunit UvrA produces the protein MSRDKIVIKGAREHNLKNVDLEIPRDKLVVLTGVSGSGKSSLAFDTLYAEGQRRYVESLSAYARQFLGQMEKPKVDFIGGLSPAIAIEQKSASKNPRSTVGTVTEIYDYLRLLFARVGTPHCHQCGREVGSQSAEQMVNRVLTLPAGTRFMVLAPLVSQRKGEYKDVFAEARAEGFARVRVDGEMIELGQEIKLNKKVKHTIEVVVDRLVMPAEGSGEAPAGVSAPAPSAATQRPRGKAQAGEQSEWGAFVTRLTDSIEQALRVGEGMVLISIQQPAASSQQPAADAEQTRESRRRRTVRSGDADASPAASRTPHAPEEWLMSEENTCTHCGISFPELSPQMFSFNAPQGACPSCSGLGTRLELDPELLVPNPTLTLHQGAIPYWGELRKKQDSWAYRCLTSIGHHYGFDLDTPWEQLPARAREVLIYGSGKEKVRFNWSDASGSRGEFLRPWEGLASEINRRYHQTDSEFTREIYASYMSEQPCPACQNARLRPESLAVTVGGLNVKTVCDLNIKGAHDWALALAGEEPRTKNQEPRTNGTAEHHNGSQFAVLGAALTPYQLEIAGEILKEIRERLGFLLNVGLHYLTLQRPAPTLSGGEAQRIRLASQIGSGLVGVMYILDEPSIGLHQRDNRKLLNTLLKLRDLGNTVIVVEHDLETMQEADWLIDFGPGAGVKGGAVVAAGPPSLVAQTPGSQTGAYLSGQLEIAIPAVRRAPRVAGPEPMLALPPRRQKGAARKAPASPKAADTAPQWFEIEGATMNNLRDVSVRFPLGSFVCITGVSGSGKSSLITETLYPALANRLNKAQLKHGPYRALKGLDLLDKVIDIDQQPIGRTPRSNPATYVKLFDLIRELFARSPEAKLRGYEAGRFSFNLKGGRCEACEGNGEKRIDMQFLADVWVRCDVCKGKRYNRETLQVKYKGKSIAEVLDMDVQTALEFFDNVPRIKRILKTLHDVGLDYIALGQPATTLSGGEAQRVKLAKELARVATGRTVYILDEPTTGLHFADVQRLLEVLHRLVDAGNTVVVIEHNLDVIKTADWLIDMGPEGGDGGGQVVAIGTPEQVALVEGSHTGEFLRAILLPAEQAEEIAA